CCTGACGCAGCAGGACGTGGAGGAATCGTTCGAGGATCCCTTCGCGATCAAGCTGCTCCCCGACTCGCCCCGGTTCACGGCCCAGGCCCGGTTCTTCCACATGGGGCGCACGGTGGCGGGGAAGGGGGTTTTCACGGTGTACCGCACCAATGGGCGCCAGATCCGGGTGATCCTGGCGCGACCGTTCGAGCCCGAGGAGGCGTTCTTTTACGAGCGGAAGGTCAGTCAGGCCCTGAAGTAGGAAGCGGCGGGGGCAACGCTGGAGGATGGCGATGAATCCGATTGTGTCCTGGGACGAAGTGCCGTTGTTCGATCGCGAGGAGGCGGAGGTGGCCTTTTGGGAGGCGAACCGGATCGACCTGAGGCTGATGGAGTCTGCGGTGGCGTCGGGGCCGGACTCCTCGGAGTCGGTCACCATCACCCTGCGGATGGACCCCCGGATGCTGGCCCGGGTCAAGCGGCTCGCCCGGTCCCGCTACCTCAATTACCAGAGCATGATGAAGCAGTGGCTCAGCGAGCGCATGGAGGAGGAACTCAGAGGGCGCGGCGCTTGAAACCCCATTTCCGGACACGCATGAAGCTTTCTTCCAACCTTCGCCCGACACCGTCCGCCGGTTTTTCGCTGATTGAGCTGCTCACGGTCATCTCCATCATCGCGGTCCTGGCGGCGCTGACGGTGGGGCTGACGGCCGCGGCCAAGAATGCACGGGTGAATTCGCGGGCCCAGGCCGAGTTGCGGCAATTGGAGGCGGCGATCGAGGCGTACAAGTCGGATCGCAACGCCTATCCCCCGGACCATGTGCTGCCCGCCGCGGCCGGACAGCCGCGCCGGGTCGATCCCACCCTCAACCCGCTGTACTACGAACTTGTGGGTACCGAGGTGGTGGGGGGCCGGTTCCGGGTGAAGGGAACGAGCGATTCCCTGTCGCCGGCGGAAATCCGGCAGGCGTTCGGGCGCTCGGGGTTCCTCAATGTGTCGGTGAACCCGGACGAACCGGCGCAGACGTACCTGAGTCCGAAGGCATCCGGCGTGCGGCGGGTGACGGTGGCCGGCGGGGGCGAGGTGGAGCTGTTGGTGACCCCGTTCGACTGGCCGTTGAACGCGACGGAACCCGTTCCCGTGGCCGGGAGCCGGGCCAATCCATGGCGTTATGTCTCGACGGGACCGACCAACAATGTGGGCGGTTTCGACCTTTGGGCGGAGGTCATGGTCGGCAAGGAGAAGCGAGTGTTCAGCAACTGGTAGCGTTTATGAGGTCCTCGATCCGCCAAACTCAGGCTGTACGGACGGTGGCGGTGCGCTGGCGCGAGCAGCGTTGGTCCATCGACGTGAAATCCGTGCCCAAGCCGTCGGCCCGGCCGGCGGGCAAGGTGAAATCGTCCCGTGCGACCCCCGCCCCGAGGGTCTCGGTGCCGCGTCCGCCCGGGCTGGGTCGCGGGAGAATCCCAGTGACAACCCGCAAGGGGTTTTCGCAACCTTCGCGCGCTTCACGCCACCGCAGGTAAATCCATGAACGCGATTCGTCATTCCCGTCCTCATCCGGACCCGCGCCCACGCCGGCGCGCCTTCACGCTGATCGAGCTGCTGGTGGTCATCGCCATCATTGGCATCCTCGCCAGCATGCTTCTGCCGGCGATCGGCGGCGCGAAGAAGAAGGCGCAGATCTCGAAGGCCCGGACGGAGATCAGTTCGATCGTTGGCGCGGTGCAGCAGTATCAATCGGTGTACGGACGGTTCCCGGCCAGCCCGGCCCTGCGCGAGCGGGGGGTGAACGACAATTCGCCGGACTTCACCTACGGCACGCGGCACCAGGGGGCGCCCGCCAACCAGCAGCCCAACCTCGCGCCCCCGCGCGGCACCGAGGTGATGCCGCTGGTGGACAACATCGGGGCCGGGCTTACCTACCAGGTCTCGAACGCGGAACTGATGGCCATCCTGATGGATGTGCCGCGACGTCCCGACACCGATGCGGCGACGGTGAACGAGAACCATCGGCAGAACCCGCAGAAGAACGCCTTTCTCACCGCCAAGTTCAATTCGCAGAACACCGGTCCCGGCATGGGCACCGACCTGCTGTACCGGGATCCGTGGGGGATGCCCTACATCGTCACCATGGATCTCAACTACGACAACCTGTGCCGGGACGGCTTCTACCGGCGCAACACGGTGTCGCAGGATCCGGCGGCAGCGGGGCGCGGCCTCAACGGACTGGTCCAGGGGGCCGGGGCCTCGGATGCCTGGGAAATCCGGGCTCCGGTGGTGGCCTGGTCGTTCGGGCCCGACCGGGCCGCGTCGGTCAATGTCAAGGCCAACCAGGGCGTCAACCGCGACAACATCCTGAGCTGGCAGTAATTCCGAGACGCATGCGGTTGGCACTTCCAGAGCGAGGACATCGGAGCGGACGTGGGGCGAGGGCCTTCACGCTGGCGGAGTTGCTGGTGGTGGTGGTGATCATCGGGATTCTGGCCGCCATTGGCCTGCCGGCGTTGCGGGGCCTTGGGGAGTCCAATGCCATCGATGCCGCGACGCGGCAGATGCTGGACGATCTGGCGTATGCGCGGCTGCGGGCGATCAACGACCGGACGACCGTCTATCTGCTTTTTCCTCCGCCCAATGTGGAGGTGCAGGCCGGTCATCTGGCTCCTTATCGCCTCACGGGATACACCCTCTATTCGCGGCGTTCGGTGGGGGAACAGCCCGGACGGCAGAGCCCGCGGCAGCTCATTCCCTGGCGGACGCTGCCTGACAAGACCTTCTTCCCGATCACCAAGTTCGTGAACACGCCGTCGGTGACCAACGAGTACGAGCGGCCGTGGGCGGCGACCAACAACTTCACGCTGGTGATCACCAACCAGGTGTTCCCGGCAGTGAGGATGAATTATCTGGCGTTCAATCCCCTGGGCCAGTTGGTCCGGCACGACGCCGACGGCCGTCCGGTGTCGGGGCAGGACGAGTATGTGGCCCTGGTCAAGGGCAGCGTGGTCCATCCGAGGGAGACGGATGGACGGTACATCGAGCCGCCGGACCTGGTGGAGACGCCTCGTGGGAACCGGCGGTATATCCGGATCAACTGGCTGACCGGGCGGGCGTCGGTGCTGGGCGACGCGGTGGCGGATGCGTCGGGCCGGATCCAAATCCTGGGGCAACCGGAATGAAACTCGCATCCTTCCATCGTGGGCAGCAGCGGGGCGTGATGCGCCTTCCCAGGGTCGCCGGGAGTGGGGCTCTTCGGAGGGAGGAGTGCCGCGAGTCCGGGCCTTCCGTGACACGGGCTGAACAGGCCTTCACCCTGGTGGAGATTGCCCTCAGCCTGGCGGTGGTGGCCTTTGCGCTGGTGGCGATCCTGGGCGTCCTGCCGACCGGGCTGCGGGTGCAGAAGGACAACCGGGAGGAAACGATCGTCAACGCCGACGGCGCTTATCTCCTCGAGGCCCTGCGGTCCGGACAGGACCGCCTCGATTACCTCAGCAACTCGGTCTATCTGGTCACCATCAACTTCAAGAACGGCACCCGCCGGACGATTCCCAACGACTGGCCGGCTGGAGATCCGCGCCGGCTGTCCGGCCATTCCCTGCTCGGGCTGCTCGGAACGCCCAAGGCGGTGGGGCCGGCCGGGGTGAGCAATGTGGTGGCTTGGATCCGGGGGGTGAGCGGTCCGGCCATCGACCGCGATCCGGACGCCCGCGACGTGGCCTTCCGTTACCAGGCGATCCTCGAGACGCAGGCGTTCCTGGGGCATCCGCCAGCCACCACCAATCTCCTCGGCACCAACGACCTCGCCCGTGTCCATCAGCTCCAGTCCAGTCTGTATGAGATCCGGCTCACCATGCGCTGGCCGCTTTTTCGCGACAACGTGACCGCTCCCCAGAATGCACGGGTGGGCACGCGGAGGCGGACCTTCCGGACGGTGGTGGCCGGCTCGCAGTTCTACTACCCGACCAACCTGGCCAACGACGAGCGGATGGTCTTCTACTTCCAGCCTTCGCTTTACTGATCCGATGCGCCGCCC
The nucleotide sequence above comes from Verrucomicrobiia bacterium. Encoded proteins:
- a CDS encoding prepilin-type N-terminal cleavage/methylation domain-containing protein; its protein translation is MRLALPERGHRSGRGARAFTLAELLVVVVIIGILAAIGLPALRGLGESNAIDAATRQMLDDLAYARLRAINDRTTVYLLFPPPNVEVQAGHLAPYRLTGYTLYSRRSVGEQPGRQSPRQLIPWRTLPDKTFFPITKFVNTPSVTNEYERPWAATNNFTLVITNQVFPAVRMNYLAFNPLGQLVRHDADGRPVSGQDEYVALVKGSVVHPRETDGRYIEPPDLVETPRGNRRYIRINWLTGRASVLGDAVADASGRIQILGQPE
- a CDS encoding type II secretion system protein encodes the protein MKLSSNLRPTPSAGFSLIELLTVISIIAVLAALTVGLTAAAKNARVNSRAQAELRQLEAAIEAYKSDRNAYPPDHVLPAAAGQPRRVDPTLNPLYYELVGTEVVGGRFRVKGTSDSLSPAEIRQAFGRSGFLNVSVNPDEPAQTYLSPKASGVRRVTVAGGGEVELLVTPFDWPLNATEPVPVAGSRANPWRYVSTGPTNNVGGFDLWAEVMVGKEKRVFSNW
- a CDS encoding prepilin-type N-terminal cleavage/methylation domain-containing protein; the encoded protein is MNAIRHSRPHPDPRPRRRAFTLIELLVVIAIIGILASMLLPAIGGAKKKAQISKARTEISSIVGAVQQYQSVYGRFPASPALRERGVNDNSPDFTYGTRHQGAPANQQPNLAPPRGTEVMPLVDNIGAGLTYQVSNAELMAILMDVPRRPDTDAATVNENHRQNPQKNAFLTAKFNSQNTGPGMGTDLLYRDPWGMPYIVTMDLNYDNLCRDGFYRRNTVSQDPAAAGRGLNGLVQGAGASDAWEIRAPVVAWSFGPDRAASVNVKANQGVNRDNILSWQ
- a CDS encoding type II secretion system protein; the encoded protein is MTRAEQAFTLVEIALSLAVVAFALVAILGVLPTGLRVQKDNREETIVNADGAYLLEALRSGQDRLDYLSNSVYLVTINFKNGTRRTIPNDWPAGDPRRLSGHSLLGLLGTPKAVGPAGVSNVVAWIRGVSGPAIDRDPDARDVAFRYQAILETQAFLGHPPATTNLLGTNDLARVHQLQSSLYEIRLTMRWPLFRDNVTAPQNARVGTRRRTFRTVVAGSQFYYPTNLANDERMVFYFQPSLY